Genomic DNA from Thermus amyloliquefaciens:
GGGGGCGGCCCTTTCCCAGGCCATCCTCGAGGCCCTCCTGGAAAAAGGGGTTAAGGGCCTGGTCACCACCCACCTCTCCCCCCTGAAGGCCTTCGCCCAGGGGCGCCAGGGCATCCAAAACGCCTCCATGCGCTTTGACCTGGAGGCTTTGCGCCCCACCTACGAGCTGGTCCTGGGGGTGCCTGGGCGGAGCTACGCCCTGGCCATCGCCAGGAGGCTTTCCCTGCCCGAGGCGGTGCTGAAGCGGGCGGAAGGCCTCCTGCCCCAAGGGGGGCGGCTGGAGGCCCTCCTGGAGGAGCTGGAAGGGGAAAGGTTGCGCCTGGAGGAGGAAAGAAGCCGGCTCCTTTCCCAAATGGCCCAGGTGGAGGCCTTGAGGAAACGCCTGGAGGAGCGGGAGGCCCATTTTGAGGAGGAGCGCTCGCAACGGCTTAAGGCCCTGGAGGAGGAGGTCCGCCAGAGGCTCCTCAAGGTGGAGGCCGAGCTCAAAGCCCTCAAGGAAAAGGCCAAAACCCAGGGGAAAAGGGATGCCCTGCGGGAGCTTTTGGCCCTGAGGGAGCGGTACGCCAGGACCGCCCCCAAGGAGGCCTTGGAGGTGCCCAGGGGCCTCGAGGCGGGGCAGATGGTGGAGATCGCCTCCCTGAAGCGCCAGGGAAGGCTTCTGGAGCTGAGGGGAGAGGAGGCCTTGGTCCAGGTGGGCCCGGTGAAGATGACGGTGAAGGCCAAGGAGCTCACCCCCCTCAAGGCCCAGGAAACCCCCAAGGCCATCGGCCTAAAGCCGCGAAGGGAGGTGAAGGAGGTGGACCTCAGGGGGCTTACCGTGGAGGAGGCCCTCTTGGAGGTGGACGCCGCCCTGGGGGAGGCCCGCTCCCTGGGCCTCACCACCCTGCGCCTCCTCCACGGCAAGGGCACCGGGGCCCTTAGGCAGGCCATCCGCGAGGCCTTAAGGCGGGATAGGCGGGTGGAAACCTTCGCCGACGCCCCTCCCCACGAGGGCGGGCACGGGGTCACGGTGGTGGTGCTGAGGGGCTAAGCAAAGGGCATCCCCAAGACCCCTCTGGGGTCCCTGGCCGGGGCAAGCCAGGGCGGGGTACCTAAAAGGCGCGGCCTTCCAAGGCCTCTATGCGCTTCCGGATGGCCGGGGGCAAAGGGGCGGGCCTCCCCCCTTCCAGCCAGACCTGGACCGTCTTGCCCCGGGCGGCCTCCTCCCCCCCTGCCCGAAGGAGGTACTCCATGTCAAAGCTGCTTCGCCCAAGGCGCACCACCCGTACCCCCACCTCCACGGGATCCTCCAGGAATATGGGTCGCAGGAAATCCACCTCCGCCCGGGCCAGGATGAAGTGCCCCTTTTCCAACCAGTCCCTCTCCAGCCTCTGGAAGTAGGCGGTGCGGGCCACCTCCAAGTAGGTGAGGTAGACGGCGTTGTTCACATGCCCCAGGGCATCCAGGTCGCGGAAGCGCACCTGTATGGGTACGGATACGGGAAAACCCTCCACGAAGGGAGAGTATAAGGGCTGACCCGCGGGTCAGGTATAGTGGGGCCATGGAAACCACGTGGGACCTAACCCCCCTTTTCCCCAGCCTGGAAAGCCCCGAGTTCCAAGCCGCTTGGGAGGAGGTGCGGAGGCGGATCGGCCAGCTGAAGGAGGCGGTGGGCCAACAAGCCCCCCTCGAGGAGGTCCTGGCCTCCTTGGACGCCCTTTCGGAGGCCTCCACCCCCCTATGGGCCTACCTCTATGCCCGCTTCACCGCGGACACCACCGACGAGGCCGCCCTGGCCAAGCTCTCGGAGCTGGAGGTGCTCTTTTTGGATTTCGCCCGCATACGGCCAAGGCTCACCCGCTACCTGGCCCTCCAGGACCCGGAAGAGGCCGGCCCTTACCGGATCCTGGTGGAGGAGGCCAAGGAGGAGGCCCTGCACATGATGCCCGAGGGGGAGGAGGTCCTGGCGGCGGAGCTCTCCCTTTCCGGGCGCCAGTCCTGGGCCAAGCTCCACGAGAACCTCACCAGCCAGATCACGGCGGTGGTGGAGGGGGAGGAGTTGCCCATCACCAAGGTGCGCAACCTCTACTTCCACCCCGAGGAGGAGGTGCGCAAAAAGGCCTACCAAGCGGAGCTTAGGGCCTGGGAGAGCCACGAGGTACCCCTGGCCTACGCCCTCAACGGGGTCAAGGGGGAAGCCTCTGTGCTCCACAGGAGGCGGGGGTACCGGGACGACCTCGAGCCCAGCCTGCACCGAAACCGCATCACCAAGAAGGCCCTTCTGGCCCTCCTGGAGGCGGTGAGGGAAAGCCTCCCCCTTTTCCACCGCTACTACCTCCTCAAGGCCAAGGCCCTGGGCAAGGAGCGCCTGGACTGGTGGGACCTCTTTGCCCCCATAGGGAAGGGCCGGCGCTGGACCCTCGAGGAGGCCCGGGACTTCCTCCGGGAAAAACTGGCCACCCTGGTCCCGGGCGCCGCCCAGGTGGCGGAGGAAGCCTTTAAGGAGCGCTGGATGGACCTCCTGCCCCGAAAGAACAAGGTGGGCGGGGCCTACTGCATGGGGAGGGGTGGGGGCAAAAGCCTCATCCTGGCCA
This window encodes:
- a CDS encoding acyl-CoA thioesterase codes for the protein MEGFPVSVPIQVRFRDLDALGHVNNAVYLTYLEVARTAYFQRLERDWLEKGHFILARAEVDFLRPIFLEDPVEVGVRVVRLGRSSFDMEYLLRAGGEEAARGKTVQVWLEGGRPAPLPPAIRKRIEALEGRAF
- a CDS encoding M3 family oligoendopeptidase — protein: METTWDLTPLFPSLESPEFQAAWEEVRRRIGQLKEAVGQQAPLEEVLASLDALSEASTPLWAYLYARFTADTTDEAALAKLSELEVLFLDFARIRPRLTRYLALQDPEEAGPYRILVEEAKEEALHMMPEGEEVLAAELSLSGRQSWAKLHENLTSQITAVVEGEELPITKVRNLYFHPEEEVRKKAYQAELRAWESHEVPLAYALNGVKGEASVLHRRRGYRDDLEPSLHRNRITKKALLALLEAVRESLPLFHRYYLLKAKALGKERLDWWDLFAPIGKGRRWTLEEARDFLREKLATLVPGAAQVAEEAFKERWMDLLPRKNKVGGAYCMGRGGGKSLILANYEESFESVSTLAHELGHAYHNFALARVPASLREVPMTLAETASIMNETLVVEAALREASPEEGLLILDAYLQGAAQVVVDIYSRYLFESWVFEGRKARELSPREFKELMLKAQKEAYGEVLATHHPYMWAVKGHYYGSDFYNYPYTFGLLFGLAVYQEAKEDPGFAERYEELLASSGMYRAKELAARYGFDLESPGFWQRALGVLAEKVAELERRL